Sequence from the Miscanthus floridulus cultivar M001 chromosome 16, ASM1932011v1, whole genome shotgun sequence genome:
caaatcaatttgaaatttgatttcaaaccacacaatacaaaaataatatgcagcagcatgaatgcacaaccatgttactaaacttatgatgaattttaatttcaataaaaattattatttaccCTAGGTTTAAATGTACACAAAAATACACAATTAGATGAATTTAACTCTTTTTGAGaaaacaaattttagggtgttacaggtgaCTTGTATTTTGAGGAGGTTAGTACAACACTCGTTTCGCCActtaattatctaaccatttcaCTTAAGTAtagttgtagaattttttttgctattcaccctctctagtcatttaggacctttcaacaaccTCCTCTTTAATAGATATTTAGTGAAAAATACCATCTAACAGCCTCTTTAATTTGATCTTAAAATATAGACATCCTTTCTCGTTGGCCAAAGATGGGGGACAAGAATAACTCTCTATGGAGCgtgcacaagatatagaaaagctgTTGGAGAGTATGAATATATAGAAAATATTATTTGCCATCAAATGACTTTTTAAATAATGATTTAGAAAGTAAAttttagaaagactcttggagatgctttaataaattaataaggaaaaggttgGAGGTTGGATTTTGTAATTGAAAAATGCTAGACTTCTTTTACAACCCTCAACGTTAAGGTCTGTTTGGATCTACTAGTGCTAATAGTTAGCAGCTAAAATTTGTACCAGTGGATCCAAACAAATATGCTAATAGACCAACTAACTACTCCGTATCAGTTTAAGAAACTCCAAGAGCCTCTTTATATCATTCCTCATTGATaggaatattttttttaaataatattgtCCAAAAGCTTTTTAATTAGATCTCTAAATATAGTCATAAtgtattctagatttctcaccaGCCAAAGATGAAAAACGGGGTTGGATCTCTATAGTATGCACAAGATATAGAGGAACTATTGTAGGGTGAAAATATATAGAGTTCAATTATTATTCAATTGACTCTCTCGATGATAATTTAGAAAATAAGTTTAAGAGAAATTCTTAGATATGCTCTTCACTATTAGTTTTATTAGCCTCTTTGGAGCTGCTAATAGGTGGCCTATTAGCtacatattattattattattattattattattattattattattattattattattattattattattattattattattattattattatattattattattattattattattattattattattattattattattattattattattattattattattaataataataataataataataataataataataataataataataatataataataataataataataataataataataataataataaataataataataataataataataataataataatataataataataataataataataataataataatgagcTAGCTAAATATTAATATAATACTAGTGGATCCGAAAGGGCCCTTACTCCATCAGCCTTGCCATAGCCTACTGAGTCCAGGTCAGTCATGGCTAAACCTCAGCTACGTACATTTCCAAAACAGATCAGTCACAAGCACTTGGTATCATGGTATCTGAATGCAATGCGATTAGTAAATTTGTGTGTTCGGCCATTTTCAATTAATCCCCGTGAACTCGCTGCAAGTGTGCTCTTCCCTCAAGTACCCTGCATGCACAGGCGCACAGCAGCACATCTTGACCCGGCATCTCCTCCAGCTCTCCGCTACGTGCACACGGAACCCGGGAAATCGAAAGGTTCGGCTACTAAGCTAACTTCGGCGACATCGCGGCCGTCAAAAAGTCGAAACAGCCAGCGTTGCAGCGGTTGCCGGCCAGCCGGCCGGCGTAAAGCCCCAAATCCTTACACCGTTACGACCTACGACGACACTGTGAAATGAAATAAACCGCTGGCGCACGACGGCACGAGCGGAGCGAGCGAGCACCGGCGCGCCAACCGGCCCCGGCCATGCAGGCATGCACGCACTGACGCACGTCGCGCGGCGCGCGGCCGCCCCTTTTCCACGCGGGTGTCGCCATTGTTACTCCCCGGTGTGCTCACTGTCACACATCATATCATTAGCGGTTATCTTTCACCTTCCTTAATTCCCTATATATGCGCACACGTCGCTGCGTGCAGTTTGATCGAtcgatctatatatatatatcgtcagCAAGACAGCAACGTAACCACCCTCGATCAGCAGAGATGTGCTTAGTAGCTCCGGCGGCGACTATGGCGGAGGGGCTCCAAGAAGCCGACGACGTGCTGTGGCGGGATCACCGCCACCACAGCCCGGATGACGGCGGCCGCGACGACCAGCGGCAGCAGCCGCACTGCTGGCCAGGCAGGAAGCAGCCCTGCTGCCCCCGCCCCCGTCCCCGCCCCCGcgtggacgacgacgacgctgcTGCTCACGGAGGAGGCAGCAGTAAAGTCCGTCGACCGGCGGGCTCGTCATCGTCATCGGCGCCGGTGCCCATCGTCATCCCCGTAGCCGCAGTGAAGCGGCCATCCTCCTCCTCATGGGCGGCGGAGGACTactacggcgacgacgacgacgaggcggCGTTTGTGCCGCCGCACGTAGCTCTGGAGGCGAGGTGGCGGCTGTCGGAGGGGAGGGCGGCCTCGTCCATGTGCGAGGGGCGCGGTCGCACGCTCAAGGGCCGCGACCTCCAGACCGTGCGCACGGCCGTGCTCCGCATGACCGGGTTCATCGAGACCTGATGCATCCTCTCCTGCATGCAATGCAATTAGGATGATGATCCGTAGCTAAGCTTAATTATTAGCCGAGCCGAGCAGTTTTGCATTTCAATTTTCAAAATCGACTGTGTAATACAGGAGTAGTTTCCAAATTTGCAGAACGAGGGTTAGTTAGCGTTTTTCAGATGGAGTTTATTTGTAATTTCCAAACTAAATTAAATATGCTGCTGCATGCGTCAGTTCGTGTGGGCATGATGGATCTAGAACGATGGACATTCAGCTCAGCGAATTGAAGGGATGGACAGAGACGTTCTTGTCGCGTCTGGACGTTTGGGACGTGCGGGTTCGCATCGATCACCCCCCAACC
This genomic interval carries:
- the LOC136509958 gene encoding protein S40-1-like, which encodes MCLVAPAATMAEGLQEADDVLWRDHRHHSPDDGGRDDQRQQPHCWPGRKQPCCPRPRPRPRVDDDDAAAHGGGSSKVRRPAGSSSSSAPVPIVIPVAAVKRPSSSSWAAEDYYGDDDDEAAFVPPHVALEARWRLSEGRAASSMCEGRGRTLKGRDLQTVRTAVLRMTGFIET